The genomic segment ATCCAGCATGTGCGGCTGAAGCCGCCGGCGGGCGAGTTGCACAAGGACGAAATCCGCGCCCATGTGGGCGGCACCGACTGGCATCAGGATCGCGGCGTGGCGCATGAGGAGGCCGACGCCACAACGATGGTGACGGTCTGGCTGGCGATTTCGGACGCGACCGTGGAAAACGGGTGCCTGCAGGCGATCCCCGGCACGCCGCGAATGTACCCCCATTGCCCCAAGACGCAGACGGCGATTGCCGACGGCGTGCTCGATGTCGGCAAGGCGCAGGCTTTGCCGGTGAAGGCCGGCGGGGCGGTGATCTTTCACCCTCTGACGCCGCATGCCTCGCTCGACAATGTCTCCAAGCAGTTCCGCTGGTCCTTCGACATCCGCTACAACGTGACCGGCCAGCCGACCGGGCGGGCGCATTTCCCGGACTTCGTCGCACGCTCGCGGGCGCAGCCCGAGACGGAGCTGCGCGACTGGCGGGCGTGGCTCAGCATGTGGGAACACGCGCGGGCGCGCCTGTCGGGGCAGGCCCATATTCCCATCCACCGCTGGGACGCCAGCAGCCCCTCCTGCGCCTGAGGCCTCCCGATGAAGACCGTTCGACTGTCCGACGCCGACAACGTGGTGACCGCCATCTCCCAATTGGCGCCGGACGAGGACGACGCAATCGAGCTTGTCCCGCGCGGCCACAAGATGGCCACCCGCCCCATCGCCCGCGGCGATGCGGTGCGCAAATACGCCCAGGTCATCGGCTATGCCTCAACGGACATCCCCCAGGGCGCCCACGTACACACCCACAACCTGGAATTCCGCAACGTCGACACCGCTTACGAATTCTCGACCAACCTGACACCCGCCACGCCCGCGACCACCACCGACACCTTCATGGGCTACCGCCGCGCCTCGGGCCGGGTCGGCACGCGCAACTACATCGCCGTCCTCACCTCGGTGAACTGCTCGGCCACCGCCGCGCGGATGATCGCCGACCACTTCACCCCCGAGCGGCTGGCGCCCTATCCCAATGTCGACGGCGTGGCCGCTTTCGTGCATGGCACCGGCTGCGGCATGGCCGGGTCGGGCGAGGGGTTCGAGGCGCTGCAGCGTGTCATGTGGGGCTATGCCCGCAACGCCAACGTGGGCGGCGTGCTGATGGCCGGGTTGGGCTGCGAGACCAACCAGATCGACTGGCTGGTCGAGGCGTTCGGCCTGACGCCGGGCCCCTTGTTCCAGACGATGAACATCCAGGACGTGGGCGGCATCCGGAAGACGGTCGAGGCCGGCATAGCCAAGATCGAGGCGATGCTGCCGCTGGTCAACGAGGCCGAACGCGAACCATGCCCGGCCTCGGAGCTGATGGTCGCCCTGCAATGCGGCGGGTCCGATGCCTGGTCGGGCATCACCGCCAACCCCGCGGTCGGCCATGCCTGCGACCTGCTGGTCGCACAGGGCGGCACCGGCGTGCTGGCCGAGACACCCGAGATCTACGGGGCCGAGCACCTGCTGACGGCGCGCGCGGCAAGCCGCGAGGTGGGCGAGAAACTCATCGCCCTCATCCGCTGGTGGGAGGATTACACCGCCCGCAACCACGGCAGCATGGACAACAACCCCAGCCCCGGCAACAAGAAGGGCGGCCTGACCACCATTCTCGAGAAATCGCTGGGCGCGGCGGCCAAGGGCGGCACCACGCCCCTGACGGGCGTCTACAAATATGCCGAGCCGGTGACGGCCAAGGGCTTCACCTTCATGGACAGCCCCGGCTATGACCCGGCCAGCGTGACGGGGCAGATCGCCAGCGGCTGCAACCTTGTCGTCTTCACCACCGGGCGCGGCTCGGCCTTCGGCTCGAAGCCCGCGCCGACGCTGAAAGTGGCGACCAACACCCAGATGTACGAGCGGATGACCGAGGATATGGACGTGAACGCCGGCCGTATCCTGACCGACGGCGCCAGCGTCGAAGAGGTCGGGCGCGAGATCTACGAGGCGTGGCTCAGGCTGGCCTCGGGCGAGGTGTCGAAATCCGAGGCGCAGGGGCTGGGCGATCATGAATTCGTGCCGTGGCAGATCGGCGCGGTGATGTAACGGCAGGTCCCCTGCAACGGGGCCGTGCCATGAGAGGGAGGACAACATGAGCAAGCCGACAATCGGCTTCATCGGGCTGGGGCTGATGGGCCGGGCCATGGTGGGGTGCCTGCAGGATGCGGGCTATGACGTGAGTGTGCTGGGCAACCGCGACCGGAGCGGGATCGAGGAGGCCGTGGCACGCGGCGGACGCGAGGCCGGCTCGGCCCGGGAGATGGCCGAGAATTGCGATATCGTGATGCTGTGCGTCGGGACCTCGGAGCAGGTCGAGCAACGGATCTACGGAGAGGACGGCGTGCTGGCCGGGGCGAAAGCGGGCCAGGTGGTGATCGATTTCGGCACCTCCTTGCCCTCGTCGACGCAGAAGATCGGGGCCGATCTGGCGGAAAAGGGCGCCGTCTATCTCGACGCGCCGCTGGGCCGGACGCCGGCTCATGCCAAGGATGGCTTGCTGAACATCATGTGCGCAGGCGACGAGGCGGCCTATGAAAAGGTCAAGCCGGTGCTCGACGTGCTGGGCGAGAATGTCTTCCATCTCGGCAAGCTGGGGAACGGGCACACGATCAAGCTGATCAACAACTTCTTCGCCATGACGACGGCCAACGCGATGGCGGAGGCCTTTGCCACGGCGGATGCGGCGGGCATCGACCGGCAGGCGCTTTACAGCGTGATGTCGGCCGGGCCCCTCAAGTCGGGGATGATGGACTTCATCCGCAACTATGCGGTGGATGGGCAGGTCGACCTTGCCTTTTCGGTTGCAAATGCGGCCAAGGATGTGGGCTATTACCGGCAGATGGCGGGGGACCTGGGGCTTGAAAGTCGCATGTCGACCGCGGCCGATGCCACGCTGCGCGAGGCGCGCGATGGCGGCGATGGCGGGATCATGGTCCCGGAAATGGTGGATTGGATGGCGAAACATCTCGGGAGTAAGCAGTCATGAGGCTGAAGGGCAAACGCGCGTTCATCACCGCCGCGGGGCAGGGCATCGGGCGGGCAAGCGCCGCGGCGATGGCCCGCGAGGGGGCGCATGTCATCGCCACCGATCTGAACGGCGACCTGCTGGAAGGGCTCGACGTGGCCGAAAGCTTTGCCCTCGACGCGCTCGACAAGGTGGCGCTGGTGCAGGCGGTCGGCGAGGCGCAGC from the Roseovarius indicus genome contains:
- a CDS encoding phytanoyl-CoA dioxygenase family protein, which encodes MLDQSQIDAFNRDGVIVVPDVLAGDVLAAVRAEYSGLLDTLYAGWHREGRVPPPEGRDFQDKLLTSYKAGCDWFQPMDISLPGDEITPDTPFHFGPAVFDMITCARLLDLVECLIGPEITSNPIQHVRLKPPAGELHKDEIRAHVGGTDWHQDRGVAHEEADATTMVTVWLAISDATVENGCLQAIPGTPRMYPHCPKTQTAIADGVLDVGKAQALPVKAGGAVIFHPLTPHASLDNVSKQFRWSFDIRYNVTGQPTGRAHFPDFVARSRAQPETELRDWRAWLSMWEHARARLSGQAHIPIHRWDASSPSCA
- a CDS encoding UxaA family hydrolase, which translates into the protein MKTVRLSDADNVVTAISQLAPDEDDAIELVPRGHKMATRPIARGDAVRKYAQVIGYASTDIPQGAHVHTHNLEFRNVDTAYEFSTNLTPATPATTTDTFMGYRRASGRVGTRNYIAVLTSVNCSATAARMIADHFTPERLAPYPNVDGVAAFVHGTGCGMAGSGEGFEALQRVMWGYARNANVGGVLMAGLGCETNQIDWLVEAFGLTPGPLFQTMNIQDVGGIRKTVEAGIAKIEAMLPLVNEAEREPCPASELMVALQCGGSDAWSGITANPAVGHACDLLVAQGGTGVLAETPEIYGAEHLLTARAASREVGEKLIALIRWWEDYTARNHGSMDNNPSPGNKKGGLTTILEKSLGAAAKGGTTPLTGVYKYAEPVTAKGFTFMDSPGYDPASVTGQIASGCNLVVFTTGRGSAFGSKPAPTLKVATNTQMYERMTEDMDVNAGRILTDGASVEEVGREIYEAWLRLASGEVSKSEAQGLGDHEFVPWQIGAVM
- a CDS encoding NAD(P)-dependent oxidoreductase, whose protein sequence is MSKPTIGFIGLGLMGRAMVGCLQDAGYDVSVLGNRDRSGIEEAVARGGREAGSAREMAENCDIVMLCVGTSEQVEQRIYGEDGVLAGAKAGQVVIDFGTSLPSSTQKIGADLAEKGAVYLDAPLGRTPAHAKDGLLNIMCAGDEAAYEKVKPVLDVLGENVFHLGKLGNGHTIKLINNFFAMTTANAMAEAFATADAAGIDRQALYSVMSAGPLKSGMMDFIRNYAVDGQVDLAFSVANAAKDVGYYRQMAGDLGLESRMSTAADATLREARDGGDGGIMVPEMVDWMAKHLGSKQS